A window of the Zeugodacus cucurbitae isolate PBARC_wt_2022May chromosome 2, idZeuCucr1.2, whole genome shotgun sequence genome harbors these coding sequences:
- the LOC105213526 gene encoding elongation of very long chain fatty acids protein AAEL008004: MADMNATDSDVWNFLFVELADPRTNDWFLIKSPVPIFSIVALYLYFVLSWGPRYMRDRKPFKLEKTLIVYNFIQVLVSAWMVYEGCVAWRNYNWRCQPVDRSYNPQAVREARGVYVYYLAKISELLDTVFFVLRKNERQVTFLHVYHHSVMPLISWGTTKYYPGGHGTFIGWINSFVHIVMYTYYFLSAFGPKMQKYLWWKSHITTLQMVQFCMVFIHQTQLLYTDCGYPRWSVCFTLPNAIFFYYLFNDFYQKSYKKKQQAQADALSAKCAAAAAATANDNNNDVGAKNLNGVPAITTNNVQAKKNL; encoded by the exons atggcggATATGAACGCAACAGATAGTGACGTATGGAATTTCCTATTCGTCGAATTGGCTG ATCCACGTACAAATGATTGGTTTCTAATTAAGTCGCCGGTGCCGATATTCTCCATTGTTgcgttgtatttgtattttgtgctCTCTTGGGGACCGCGTTATATGCGCGATCGCAAACCATTCAAATTGGAAAAGACTTTGATCGTgtacaatttcatacaagtattggTTAGCGCATGGATGGTCTATGAG GGTTGCGTGGCATGGCGAAACTATAATTGGCGCTGCCAGCCTGTGGATCGTTCGTACAATCCACAAGCCGTGCGG GAAGCGCGTGGTGTCTACGTCTACTATTTGGCGAAAATCAGCGAATTATTGGATACCGTATTCTTTGTGCTGCGTAAAAATGAACGTCAAGTCACATTTCTGCATGTCTACCATCACTCGGTAATGCCATTGATCTCATGGGGCACCACCAAATATTATCCCGGCGGCCATGGCACCTTCATCGGTTGGATAAACTCTTTCGTGCACATCGTTATGTACACCTACTACTTCTTATCGGCATTCGgaccaaaaatgcaaaaatatctgTGGTGGAAATCACACATTACCACACTCCAAATG GTTCAATTCTGCATGGTCTTCATTCACCAAACACAGCTGCTCTACACCGATTGCGGTTATCCCAGATGGAGCGTGTGCTTCACCCTGCCCAACGCCATTTTCTTCTACTACCTCTTCAATGATTTCTACCAGAAATCGTACAAAAAGAAACAGCAAGCACAAGCGGATGCTTTGAGCGCCAAATGCGCCGCTGCCGCGGCTGCCACAgccaatgacaacaacaacgatgtgGGCGCGAAGAATCTGAATGGAGTACCGGCAATCACGACGAACAATGTACAAGCGAAAAAGAATCTGTAA
- the LOC105213528 gene encoding elongation of very long chain fatty acids protein 7: MATYIKIFNERISGLSKGVDETVDSWFLMSSPGPVFSIVGLYLLFVLKIGPAYMRDRKPYDLKKVMVIYNAFQVCFSMYLCRISIRESNVVASILSKKCEIVRNHEQNLMLYSGAWYYFFSKIIDLLDTTFFVLRKKQNQVSFLHVYHHTITALFSWGYLKYAPGEQGVIIGILNSGVHIVMYFYYMVAAMGPQYQKYLWWKKYMTSIQLIQFVFILGYMIMVAAKGCNMPRALTFFFVANTIIFLYLFGNFYRKTYNTRKAAAAAAVNGHANGYANGHANGYANGYAKGLSNGSITGRALLAAAGGMGCKPTSSLLAHGDQMKRLIDVNNNHIKLTKSE; the protein is encoded by the exons ATGGCGacctatataaaaattttcaatgaacGCATATCCGGTCTGTCGAAGGGTGTTG ACGAAACAGTGGATAGCTGGTTTCTTATGAGCTCACCCGGACCAGTGTTTTCTATTGTTGGACTCTATTTGCTCTTTGTACTTAAAATCGGACCGGCATATATGCGTGATCGCAAACCATATGATCTTAAAAAAGTCATGGTCATCTATAACGCATTCCAAGTTTGCTTCTCCATGTATTTGTGTCGCATT TCAATCAGGGAAAGTAACGTTGTCGCCTCGATACTCTCGAAAAAGTGCGAGATCGTACGCAACCATGAACAGAATTTGATGCTTTACTCCGGCGCCTGGTACTACTTCTTCTCGAAAATTATCGATTTGCTGGATACGACCTTCTTTGTGCTGCGTAAGAAACAAAATCAAGTTTCATTCTTGCATGTTTACCATCACACCATAACAGCGCTCTTCTCTTGGGGTTATCTGAAGTATGCGCCGG GTGAGCAAGGTGTCATCATTGGCATACTCAATTCTGGCGTACACATCGTTATGTACTTCTACTATATGGTCGCCGCCATGGGTCCACAATACCAGAAATACCTCTGGTGGAAGAAATACATGACCTCCATTCAGCTTATCCAATTCGTGTTCATCTTGGGCTACATGATCATGGTTGCGGCTAAGGGTTGCAACATGCCACGTGCGCTAACATTCTTTTTCGTCGCCAACACGATCATCTTCCTGTATTTGTTCGGAAATTTCTATCGCAAGACATACAACACACGAaaggcagcagcagccgccgctGTGAACGGTCATGCAAATGGTTACGCAAATGGTCATGCAAATGGTTATGCCAATGGCTATGCCAAGGGTCTGAGTAATGGTTCGATTACCGGGCGTGCACTACTCGCCGCTGCCGGTGGTATGGGCTGCAAGCCGACTAGCTCACTGCTGGCACATGGCGATCAGATGAAGCGCCTCATCGATGTGAATAATAATCACATAAAATTGACGAAGAGCGAATAG